From one Sulfurimonas sp. HSL-3221 genomic stretch:
- the ilvA gene encoding threonine ammonia-lyase, whose product MFPFSKIEQAAERIGGVVTKTPYAFAPYLSEMSGCEVYLKKENLQITGAFKIRGAYNKIASLSDAERARGVVAASAGNHAQGVAYSASQFGIRAVIVMPESTPLTKVDGVRHFGAEVILHGNNYDEAYAHAVAYGTEHGLEFVHPFEDDEVIAGQGTLGLELLAAGERPDAVVVPVGGGGLISGVAAAVKQIDPSIEVIGVSATGAPAMRQSFEAKRPIDTTSVRTIADGIAVRDTSPKTLAYILESVDRFIGVDDEEIANAILFLLEKQKLSVEGAGAVGVAALLHKKLPHLVGKRVAVVLSGGNVDVTLLSVIIEKGLLKSFRKMKLTVTLVDRPGSLMQLTELLKSLNANIVHIAYDRTSTDLDYGDANVTIHLETKGEAHQNEIRDLLHHHGYLSQEGH is encoded by the coding sequence TTGTTCCCTTTCAGCAAGATCGAACAGGCCGCCGAACGCATCGGCGGCGTCGTGACGAAGACCCCCTACGCCTTTGCGCCCTATCTCAGTGAAATGAGCGGCTGCGAGGTCTACCTCAAGAAGGAGAACCTCCAGATTACGGGTGCGTTCAAGATCCGGGGTGCCTACAACAAGATCGCGTCGCTCAGCGACGCGGAACGCGCGCGCGGTGTGGTGGCGGCGAGTGCGGGCAACCATGCCCAGGGAGTGGCGTACTCCGCGTCGCAGTTCGGGATCCGTGCCGTCATCGTGATGCCCGAATCGACGCCGCTGACCAAGGTGGACGGTGTGCGCCATTTCGGGGCGGAAGTCATCCTGCACGGCAACAACTACGACGAGGCCTACGCCCATGCCGTCGCTTACGGTACGGAGCACGGGCTGGAGTTCGTCCACCCCTTCGAGGATGACGAAGTCATTGCCGGACAGGGGACGCTGGGGCTGGAACTGCTGGCGGCGGGCGAACGTCCCGACGCGGTGGTCGTCCCCGTCGGCGGCGGCGGACTTATCAGCGGCGTTGCCGCCGCGGTGAAGCAGATTGATCCCTCCATCGAGGTGATCGGCGTCAGCGCGACCGGCGCACCGGCGATGCGCCAATCCTTTGAAGCGAAGCGGCCGATCGACACGACCTCGGTCCGTACCATCGCCGACGGGATCGCGGTGCGCGACACCTCGCCGAAGACCCTGGCATACATCCTGGAGAGCGTCGACCGTTTTATCGGCGTCGACGACGAAGAGATCGCCAACGCGATCCTCTTTCTGCTGGAAAAGCAGAAGCTCTCGGTCGAAGGGGCCGGTGCCGTCGGCGTTGCGGCGCTGCTGCACAAAAAACTGCCGCACCTCGTTGGTAAAAGGGTCGCCGTCGTGCTTTCGGGCGGGAACGTGGACGTCACGCTGCTCTCCGTTATTATCGAGAAGGGTCTGCTCAAATCGTTCCGGAAAATGAAACTGACCGTTACTCTTGTCGACCGCCCTGGGTCGCTGATGCAGCTGACGGAACTGCTCAAATCCCTCAACGCGAACATCGTGCATATCGCCTACGACCGCACCTCGACGGATCTTGACTACGGGGATGCCAACGTAACGATCCACCTGGAGACGAAGGGCGAGGCGCATCAGAACGAGATTCGCGACCTCCTTCACCACCACGGCTATCTCAGCCAGGAAGGGCACTGA
- a CDS encoding Ppx/GppA phosphatase family protein yields the protein MAKVVAIDLGSNTCRAIEYDCATGTFGRECERIVKTADRMHETGRIDEGAVERVIEALKEADALFDLKKTPYHAVTTAAMRMAQNSDEVLARIAGETGVRFEVIDADREAFYALTAARARLAELGMSSESLCMIDIGGGSTEVIFHQNGETVSKSFPIGIVTVAQQCEDPAEIRTFVQLQLLREVYIFVDTYIITKGRPLTFVMTAGTPTTIAAFLQGMTYDSYDPSKINGYRLSRPDCEKALQELLALDDMTRTLYVGVGREALIVAGIVIVELFYEVLDYNDAVVIDDGVREGVAIDFCKEGER from the coding sequence ATGGCCAAAGTCGTTGCGATCGATCTGGGGTCGAACACCTGCCGCGCCATCGAATACGATTGTGCGACGGGCACCTTCGGCCGCGAATGCGAACGGATCGTCAAGACCGCAGACCGAATGCACGAGACAGGCCGTATAGACGAGGGCGCGGTCGAGCGGGTGATCGAAGCGCTCAAAGAGGCGGACGCACTGTTCGACCTGAAGAAGACACCCTACCACGCCGTCACGACCGCGGCCATGCGCATGGCGCAGAACAGTGACGAAGTACTTGCGCGGATTGCCGGGGAGACGGGGGTGCGGTTCGAGGTGATCGATGCCGACCGGGAGGCGTTTTACGCCCTGACGGCGGCCCGCGCGCGCCTGGCGGAACTCGGGATGTCGTCGGAATCGCTCTGCATGATCGACATCGGCGGCGGCTCGACGGAGGTGATCTTCCATCAAAACGGCGAGACGGTCTCAAAGAGTTTTCCCATCGGCATCGTGACGGTGGCCCAGCAGTGCGAAGACCCCGCGGAGATCAGGACCTTTGTGCAGCTTCAACTGCTGCGTGAGGTGTACATTTTTGTGGATACCTACATCATTACCAAGGGACGCCCCCTTACCTTCGTGATGACGGCCGGGACTCCGACGACTATTGCCGCATTCCTGCAGGGAATGACCTACGACAGTTACGACCCCTCCAAGATCAACGGCTACAGACTCAGCAGGCCCGATTGCGAGAAAGCGCTGCAGGAACTGCTGGCGCTGGACGATATGACACGCACGCTTTATGTCGGTGTGGGACGCGAGGCGCTGATCGTCGCGGGGATCGTGATCGTCGAGCTCTTCTACGAAGTACTCGACTACAATGACGCAGTCGTGATCGACGACGGAGTGCGCGAAGGGGTGGCAATAGACTTTTGCAAGGAGGGGGAACGCTAA
- a CDS encoding acetolactate synthase large subunit: protein MQMSGAQMVIEALKHEGVDTVFGYPGGAIMNVYDEIYKQDDFQHILTRHEQAAVHAAEGYAKVTGKVGVAMVTSGPGFTNAVTGIADAYMDSIPLVVISGQVPMSLIGTDAFQEIDSVGISRSCTKHNYLVTDAADLPRVLKEAFYLAATGRPGPVHVDIPKDVTAQIAEFDYSRPVEMETYKPTTKGNARQIKKAIEAIAAAKRPLLYLGGGIISANAADEVRAFAKMTGIPAVETFMARGTMGADNPLVISMLGMHGSYAANMAMSETDLVIGLGARFDDRVTGKLSEFAKNADIIHVDIDPASISKLVNAEYPIVGDVKYVVEEMTTLAKGKVDPERYAPWLETIDHFNKLHPLGYEEEAGTIKPQWVIERIGQLLGEKANISTDVGQHQMWTAQFYPFSRPRQFISSGGLGTMGFGFPAAMGVKRGDMERVSINVTGDGSILMNIQELMTSVEYKLPVINVILNNHFLGMVRQWQTLFYDKRYSETDLSMQPNWVGLVESFGGVGYNVETKEEFDAALKDAVEKNVVAMINVSVSRFENVLPMVPAGGSLFNMMLEYKDK, encoded by the coding sequence ATGCAGATGAGTGGCGCACAGATGGTCATTGAGGCACTGAAACACGAAGGGGTCGATACCGTATTCGGTTACCCCGGCGGTGCCATCATGAACGTCTATGACGAAATATACAAACAAGATGATTTCCAACATATCCTGACCCGGCACGAGCAGGCGGCCGTGCATGCGGCGGAAGGGTATGCGAAGGTAACCGGTAAGGTCGGCGTGGCGATGGTCACGTCCGGTCCGGGCTTTACCAACGCCGTGACGGGAATCGCCGATGCGTATATGGACTCCATCCCTCTCGTCGTTATCAGCGGGCAGGTCCCGATGTCGCTGATCGGAACGGATGCGTTCCAGGAGATCGACTCCGTCGGTATCAGCCGTTCGTGTACGAAGCATAACTACCTTGTCACCGATGCGGCGGACCTTCCGCGCGTCCTGAAAGAGGCCTTCTACCTCGCCGCGACCGGGCGGCCGGGACCGGTCCACGTCGACATTCCCAAAGACGTTACCGCACAGATCGCCGAGTTCGACTACAGCAGACCGGTAGAGATGGAGACCTACAAGCCGACGACCAAAGGCAATGCCCGCCAGATCAAAAAGGCGATCGAGGCTATTGCCGCGGCCAAGCGCCCGCTGCTCTACCTCGGCGGCGGTATCATCAGCGCCAATGCGGCGGACGAAGTCCGTGCCTTCGCGAAAATGACGGGCATTCCGGCGGTTGAAACCTTCATGGCCCGCGGGACGATGGGGGCGGACAACCCGCTCGTGATTTCCATGCTGGGGATGCACGGCTCCTACGCTGCCAACATGGCGATGAGCGAAACGGACCTGGTCATCGGCCTGGGGGCCCGTTTTGACGACCGTGTTACCGGGAAGCTGAGCGAGTTCGCGAAAAACGCCGACATTATCCATGTCGACATCGACCCCGCGAGCATCTCCAAGCTCGTCAACGCGGAGTACCCGATCGTCGGGGACGTCAAGTACGTCGTCGAAGAGATGACGACCCTGGCAAAGGGTAAAGTCGATCCGGAACGTTATGCCCCGTGGCTGGAGACGATCGACCACTTCAACAAACTGCATCCGCTGGGCTACGAAGAGGAAGCGGGTACGATCAAACCGCAGTGGGTCATCGAGCGCATCGGGCAGCTGCTGGGTGAAAAGGCGAACATCAGCACCGACGTCGGCCAGCATCAGATGTGGACGGCTCAGTTCTACCCCTTCTCGCGGCCGCGCCAGTTCATCAGTTCCGGCGGTCTGGGCACGATGGGCTTCGGTTTTCCGGCGGCGATGGGGGTCAAGCGCGGCGATATGGAACGCGTCAGCATCAACGTCACGGGCGACGGCTCGATCCTGATGAACATCCAGGAGCTGATGACGTCGGTCGAGTACAAACTGCCGGTTATCAACGTCATCCTGAACAATCATTTCCTGGGGATGGTCCGCCAGTGGCAGACGCTCTTTTATGACAAGCGCTATTCGGAGACGGACCTCTCCATGCAGCCCAACTGGGTCGGGCTCGTCGAGAGTTTCGGCGGGGTCGGCTACAACGTCGAGACGAAAGAGGAGTTCGACGCCGCGCTCAAAGATGCGGTCGAGAAGAACGTCGTGGCGATGATCAACGTCAGCGTTTCGCGTTTCGAGAACGTTCTGCCGATGGTCCCGGCCGGCGGTTCGCTGTTCAATATGATGTTGGAATACAAGGATAAATGA
- the ilvN gene encoding acetolactate synthase small subunit, whose product MMQNERRVVSVILQNEASALSRITDLFSARGYNIESLTVAPIPESKYSRLTIATSGSVRVIEQIIKQLHKLIPVLRVYEHADLVEKEMAMVKFPIGENLSDIETLSKAYNGKIVNVGNDMIIAMVADEPKRVSHYLEAVKRFNPKEIVRSGTVALER is encoded by the coding sequence ATGATGCAGAACGAAAGAAGAGTTGTATCGGTCATTTTACAGAACGAAGCCAGTGCCCTGTCGCGGATCACGGACCTCTTTTCGGCCCGCGGCTACAACATCGAGTCATTGACCGTCGCCCCGATCCCGGAATCGAAATATTCGCGTCTCACTATCGCGACCTCCGGTTCCGTCCGGGTGATCGAACAGATCATTAAGCAGCTGCACAAGCTCATCCCGGTCCTGCGGGTCTATGAACACGCCGATCTCGTCGAGAAGGAGATGGCGATGGTCAAGTTCCCGATCGGGGAGAACCTCTCCGATATCGAAACGCTGAGCAAAGCCTACAATGGCAAGATCGTCAATGTCGGCAACGACATGATCATCGCAATGGTCGCCGACGAGCCCAAACGCGTTTCGCACTACCTCGAAGCCGTGAAACGTTTTAATCCCAAAGAGATCGTCCGCAGCGGTACAGTGGCCCTGGAGCGCTAG
- the lpxD gene encoding UDP-3-O-(3-hydroxymyristoyl)glucosamine N-acyltransferase: MRLSLIAETLGTPLPGEEREIRAMNTLAEASAEELSYLSDNRYLNSLETTKAAAVLVKADAVDAVPEHCIALVCEDVSLSMAKATALFAPPLIDHDASEPVIGAESFIDPRANIEKGTVIGKGVTVMAGAYVGSGVVIGDDTVIFPNVTIYRDCRIGSRCRIHGGSTIGADGFGYAHTAQGEHVKIYQNGNVVIEDDVEIGANCSIDRALFNSTIVRRGAKIDNNVHIGHNCDIGEHCIFVAQVGVGGSTHLGRNCVVSGQTAFSDHLEIAPFTTFTARSGVTKSIKESGKIFSGYPLMEHRLWTRLQSRLSKLAKEGISTKRRAKAHETE; encoded by the coding sequence GTGCGACTCTCTCTTATCGCGGAAACACTCGGTACGCCGCTGCCGGGTGAAGAGCGCGAGATTCGTGCGATGAATACGCTGGCAGAGGCGTCGGCAGAAGAACTCTCCTACCTTTCCGACAATCGCTACCTCAACTCCCTGGAAACGACAAAAGCCGCGGCCGTGCTGGTCAAAGCGGATGCCGTAGATGCCGTTCCGGAGCACTGCATCGCACTTGTCTGCGAGGATGTCTCCCTTAGCATGGCAAAGGCAACGGCACTCTTCGCCCCGCCGCTGATCGATCATGATGCCTCCGAACCGGTTATCGGAGCGGAGAGCTTCATCGACCCGCGCGCTAATATCGAGAAGGGGACGGTGATCGGCAAGGGCGTCACGGTGATGGCCGGCGCCTATGTCGGATCAGGCGTCGTGATCGGCGACGATACGGTGATCTTCCCCAATGTGACAATCTACCGCGACTGCCGTATCGGTTCGCGTTGCCGCATCCATGGCGGCAGTACCATCGGCGCGGACGGCTTCGGCTACGCGCATACGGCCCAGGGCGAACACGTCAAGATCTACCAAAACGGCAACGTCGTCATCGAAGATGACGTAGAGATCGGGGCAAACTGCTCGATCGACCGGGCGCTGTTCAATTCGACGATTGTCCGCCGTGGCGCCAAGATCGACAACAACGTGCATATCGGCCACAACTGCGACATCGGGGAGCACTGTATCTTCGTTGCGCAGGTCGGCGTCGGCGGGTCGACGCATCTGGGCCGCAACTGTGTCGTCAGCGGTCAGACGGCCTTTTCCGATCACCTCGAGATTGCCCCGTTTACGACCTTCACGGCGCGTTCGGGCGTCACAAAGTCTATCAAGGAGAGCGGTAAAATCTTCAGCGGCTACCCACTGATGGAACATCGTCTCTGGACCCGGCTTCAGAGCCGGCTGTCGAAGCTGGCCAAAGAGGGGATCAGCACCAAACGGAGGGCGAAAGCACATGAAACTGAGTGA
- the lpxD gene encoding UDP-3-O-(3-hydroxymyristoyl)glucosamine N-acyltransferase — protein sequence MKLSEFCQKLAIPFSGEEREINGLNALQEAGQNEVSFLENPKYASQLSGTNAAAVLVTEEMAKNLPEQCTPLIVDEPYITLAKASAFFAPLRLEHDLPETAVGEGTVIEAGAFVAKGSRIGKQCHIMPGVFVGNNVTIGDNTVLYPNVTVYRDCKIGSDCIIHAGTVIGSDGFGFATTKLGEHIKIYQNGNVVIEDDVEIGSNTTIDRAVFKSTVIKKGVRIDNLVQVGHNCVIGEYSVLVSQVGLAGSSSLGRNVVMGGQSATAGHLSIAPFTTIAARGGVTKSVDKANVYGGFPLMEHRLWLKLQGKLARLLKA from the coding sequence ATGAAACTGAGTGAGTTCTGCCAAAAACTCGCCATTCCCTTCAGCGGGGAGGAGCGGGAGATCAACGGTCTCAACGCCCTGCAGGAAGCGGGGCAGAATGAAGTGAGCTTTTTGGAAAATCCGAAATACGCTTCACAGCTCTCGGGAACGAATGCCGCGGCCGTGTTAGTCACGGAGGAGATGGCGAAAAACCTGCCCGAACAGTGCACTCCCCTGATCGTTGACGAACCCTATATCACACTGGCAAAAGCTTCCGCTTTTTTCGCGCCTCTTCGTCTGGAGCATGACCTGCCTGAAACCGCCGTCGGCGAAGGGACGGTGATCGAAGCGGGTGCCTTTGTCGCCAAGGGGAGCCGTATCGGAAAGCAGTGCCATATCATGCCGGGTGTTTTTGTCGGAAACAACGTTACGATAGGCGACAACACGGTCCTCTATCCCAATGTCACGGTCTACCGCGACTGCAAGATCGGCAGCGACTGTATCATCCATGCAGGGACGGTGATCGGCAGCGACGGCTTCGGCTTCGCAACGACGAAACTGGGCGAGCACATCAAGATCTATCAAAACGGCAACGTCGTCATCGAAGATGATGTCGAGATTGGCTCCAACACGACGATTGACCGCGCCGTCTTCAAGAGCACCGTGATCAAAAAAGGGGTGCGGATCGACAACCTTGTCCAGGTGGGGCACAACTGCGTCATCGGCGAATACAGCGTGCTGGTCTCGCAGGTGGGGCTTGCAGGCTCTTCCAGCCTCGGACGCAACGTTGTCATGGGCGGCCAGAGCGCGACGGCGGGCCACCTATCCATTGCCCCGTTTACGACGATCGCCGCGCGCGGCGGGGTGACGAAGAGTGTCGATAAAGCCAATGTCTACGGCGGATTCCCGCTAATGGAACACAGACTCTGGTTGAAACTCCAGGGCAAACTGGCGCGGCTGCTCAAAGCCTAG
- a CDS encoding pyridoxal phosphate-dependent aminotransferase, whose translation MQLTDRVNVLSESITIAVTALAQELRAQGKDVLSFSAGEPDFGTPRVIKDAAIAAIESDKTRYTAVDGIPELKKAVIEKLKRDNGLHYEMNQVIVNNGAKHSLFNLFSATIQEGDEVIIPAPYWVTYPELVKYCGGTPVEILTDDASGFKITPQQLRNAITPKTKMLILTTPSNPTGAVYSKTELEGLAEVLKGTDIIVASDEMYEKLIYKGEFTSAAAISNDMFQRTVTINGLSKSVAMTGWRFGYMASADAEMIKATKKLQSQSTSNINSITQYAALKGLDGSADEEIEMMRQAFMARRDEAVERFNAVDGLSVLSPDGAFYLFVNIKEITEDSLTFCKRLLEEKEVAVVPGLGFGMDGYFRFSFATDIENIREGIARIADFVKTY comes from the coding sequence ATGCAACTGACCGATAGAGTAAATGTCCTCTCCGAATCGATCACGATCGCCGTCACGGCCCTCGCGCAAGAGCTGCGTGCCCAGGGCAAGGACGTGCTGAGTTTCTCCGCCGGCGAACCAGACTTCGGTACGCCCCGCGTCATCAAAGATGCCGCTATCGCCGCCATCGAAAGCGACAAGACCCGCTATACGGCCGTCGACGGCATCCCGGAACTGAAAAAGGCGGTTATCGAGAAACTGAAACGCGACAACGGCCTGCACTACGAAATGAACCAGGTCATCGTCAACAACGGTGCCAAGCATTCGCTCTTCAACCTCTTTTCGGCAACGATCCAGGAAGGCGACGAGGTGATTATCCCCGCACCCTACTGGGTCACCTACCCCGAGCTGGTCAAATACTGCGGCGGCACTCCGGTCGAGATCTTGACCGACGATGCCAGCGGCTTCAAGATCACACCGCAGCAGCTGCGCAATGCCATCACGCCGAAAACGAAGATGCTGATCCTCACGACGCCGTCCAACCCGACGGGCGCCGTCTACTCCAAAACAGAGCTTGAAGGTCTGGCAGAAGTCCTCAAGGGTACCGACATCATCGTCGCCAGCGACGAGATGTACGAAAAGCTCATCTACAAAGGGGAGTTCACCTCCGCCGCGGCGATCAGCAACGATATGTTCCAGCGTACCGTCACCATCAACGGGCTGAGTAAATCCGTCGCGATGACAGGGTGGCGCTTCGGCTATATGGCCTCTGCGGATGCGGAGATGATCAAAGCGACGAAGAAACTGCAGAGCCAGAGCACTTCCAACATCAACTCCATCACTCAGTACGCTGCCCTCAAAGGGCTTGACGGTTCTGCGGATGAGGAGATCGAGATGATGCGCCAGGCCTTTATGGCCCGCCGCGACGAAGCGGTCGAACGCTTCAACGCTGTCGACGGCCTCTCCGTCCTCTCACCGGACGGCGCCTTCTACCTCTTTGTCAATATCAAAGAGATCACGGAAGACTCCCTCACTTTCTGCAAGCGCCTGCTCGAAGAGAAAGAGGTCGCCGTCGTCCCGGGACTCGGTTTCGGTATGGACGGCTACTTCCGCTTCAGTTTTGCCACCGACATCGAGAACATCCGCGAAGGGATCGCACGGATCGCCGACTTCGTCAAAACCTACTGA
- a CDS encoding VanZ family protein: MNAAKFLFAVTLLTVTLLAFIPTYEPLPEIVSFSDILNHFAAFFTLYLLHLFAYPAFSWRWRGALLLGYGVMIEAVQAFLPNRYASLSDVAVDAAALTAAMLLHLLVYRLRARRA, from the coding sequence ATGAACGCCGCGAAGTTCCTCTTCGCCGTAACACTGCTTACCGTCACCCTTCTCGCCTTCATCCCGACGTACGAGCCGCTGCCGGAGATCGTTTCCTTTAGCGATATTCTCAACCACTTTGCCGCATTTTTTACCCTCTATCTGCTCCATCTCTTTGCCTACCCCGCATTTTCATGGCGCTGGCGCGGTGCGCTCTTGCTCGGCTACGGCGTCATGATCGAAGCCGTGCAGGCCTTTCTACCGAATCGCTACGCTTCGTTGTCCGATGTCGCCGTCGACGCCGCCGCCCTGACGGCCGCGATGCTGCTTCACCTCCTCGTTTACCGCCTCAGAGCGCGCCGCGCTTAA
- the cysE gene encoding serine O-acetyltransferase translates to MGLFAEIREDFSNVYRNDPAISSRFELFFNYPGIWAVTWYRIANRFYRKGFRRTARFIMAINQVLTNIDIHPGATIGRRFFIDHGIGVVIGETCIIEDDVLVYQGVTLGGVSLTPGKRHPTIKSNAVIGAGAKVLGDIIIGENAKIGSNSVVVKPVPDNSTAVGIPARIIEKGRDKDPLSHNKLPDIDKELFEYLLKRVAVLEHILMQDNAEILEQDLELEHIYDSFLKAMK, encoded by the coding sequence TTGGGACTGTTTGCTGAGATCAGAGAAGATTTTTCGAACGTCTACCGCAACGACCCCGCGATCAGCAGCCGCTTCGAACTCTTCTTTAACTACCCCGGTATCTGGGCCGTCACCTGGTACCGTATCGCCAACCGGTTCTACCGGAAAGGGTTTCGCCGGACCGCCCGTTTCATCATGGCCATCAACCAGGTATTGACCAACATTGACATCCACCCGGGCGCGACGATCGGCCGTCGCTTCTTCATTGACCACGGCATCGGCGTCGTCATCGGGGAGACCTGTATTATCGAAGATGACGTCCTCGTCTACCAGGGCGTGACCCTGGGCGGGGTCAGCCTTACCCCGGGCAAACGCCACCCGACGATCAAAAGCAACGCCGTCATCGGCGCCGGTGCGAAGGTGCTCGGCGACATCATTATCGGTGAAAACGCCAAGATCGGTTCGAACTCCGTTGTTGTCAAACCGGTTCCCGACAACTCCACCGCCGTCGGCATCCCGGCGCGCATCATCGAAAAGGGGCGTGACAAAGACCCGCTCAGCCACAACAAACTTCCCGACATCGACAAGGAGCTCTTCGAGTACCTGCTCAAGCGGGTCGCCGTCCTCGAGCATATCCTGATGCAGGACAACGCCGAAATCCTCGAACAGGACCTCGAGCTGGAGCATATCTACGACTCCTTCCTCAAAGCGATGAAATGA
- the speA gene encoding biosynthetic arginine decarboxylase has translation MQQPYGLDIWGDQNFIIRDGKAHINYKSSPALIDIAAQIRSEGITGPVILRFPHLISKQIDALYGHFNRAIEENHYQGRFKAVYPLKVNQYPEVVKSIVEAGKDHKYGLEAGSKAELILAMANTPTGSPITVNGFKDVEMITMGFLAAQMGHNITLTIEGIGELESIIEVAENTSFRVPNIGIRIRLHSGGSGIWAKSGGMQAKFGLTSTELLEAFDLLKRHNLLDRFTMLHFHIGSQMDEIAPLKRALREAGNIYAELKRMGADALRAINIGGGLSVEYAQHPAQRVRNYSLKEFANDVVFLLGGIMKAKGVEHPNIVTESGRFISASHAVLVTPVLELFSHDYQERSLKLKEVNPPLIEELLELNNMLTSGNSIEYLHDALDHLESLLKLFELGYIDLQDRSNAETLVHLIIKRALYLKQSNQLPEIERLQERLQERYLVNSSFFQSMPDYWGLKQHFPVMPLDRLEQPAIRAASLWDITCDSDGEIGFDPTAPLYLHDVDLDVEEYFLGFFNVGAYQETLGMHHNLFSHPSEATVLIDDDGYRFTNLDEAEDILEILDNLEYDPATVLKQLETRIAESEFMTKEENRDTLSTLKHFLAQNGYLRTTK, from the coding sequence ATGCAACAGCCCTACGGACTCGATATCTGGGGTGACCAAAACTTCATCATTCGCGACGGGAAAGCCCACATCAACTACAAAAGCTCTCCCGCGCTCATCGATATTGCCGCGCAGATCCGTTCTGAGGGGATTACCGGTCCCGTTATTCTCCGGTTCCCCCACCTCATTTCCAAACAGATCGATGCCCTCTACGGCCACTTCAACCGGGCCATCGAGGAAAACCACTACCAGGGGCGCTTCAAAGCCGTCTATCCGCTGAAAGTCAACCAGTACCCGGAGGTTGTCAAGTCCATCGTGGAAGCGGGCAAGGATCACAAGTACGGCCTCGAGGCCGGTTCCAAGGCGGAGCTGATCCTGGCCATGGCCAACACCCCGACAGGCTCACCGATTACCGTCAACGGCTTCAAAGACGTCGAGATGATTACCATGGGCTTCCTCGCGGCACAGATGGGGCACAATATTACCCTCACCATCGAGGGGATCGGCGAACTCGAATCAATCATCGAAGTCGCCGAGAACACCTCTTTCCGCGTCCCGAATATCGGTATCCGTATTCGTCTGCACAGCGGCGGCAGCGGCATCTGGGCCAAAAGCGGCGGGATGCAGGCCAAATTCGGCCTCACCTCGACCGAGCTGCTCGAAGCTTTCGACCTGCTCAAACGCCACAACCTGCTTGACCGATTTACGATGCTCCACTTCCATATCGGGTCGCAGATGGATGAGATCGCCCCGCTCAAGCGCGCCCTGCGCGAAGCGGGGAACATCTACGCCGAGCTCAAACGGATGGGGGCGGATGCCCTGCGCGCCATCAATATCGGCGGCGGCCTCTCCGTCGAATATGCCCAGCACCCGGCGCAGCGGGTGCGCAACTATAGCCTTAAAGAGTTTGCCAACGACGTTGTCTTCCTGCTCGGCGGTATTATGAAGGCCAAAGGGGTCGAACACCCCAACATCGTCACCGAGTCGGGCCGTTTCATCTCCGCGTCGCACGCCGTCCTCGTCACGCCGGTCCTGGAGCTCTTCTCCCACGACTACCAGGAGCGTTCCCTCAAACTCAAGGAGGTTAACCCGCCGCTGATCGAGGAGCTGCTCGAACTGAACAACATGCTCACCTCGGGCAACAGTATTGAGTACCTCCACGACGCGCTTGACCACCTCGAATCCCTGCTCAAGCTTTTCGAGCTGGGCTACATCGACCTTCAGGACCGCTCGAACGCGGAAACCCTGGTGCACCTGATTATCAAAAGAGCGCTCTACCTCAAGCAGAGCAACCAGCTGCCCGAGATCGAACGGCTGCAGGAGCGGCTGCAGGAGCGCTACCTCGTCAACAGCTCATTCTTCCAGAGCATGCCCGATTATTGGGGGCTGAAACAGCACTTTCCCGTCATGCCGCTGGACCGGCTCGAACAGCCGGCCATCCGTGCCGCGTCGCTGTGGGACATCACCTGCGACAGTGACGGGGAGATCGGCTTCGATCCCACGGCGCCGCTCTACCTGCACGACGTCGACCTGGACGTCGAGGAGTATTTCCTCGGCTTCTTCAACGTCGGCGCCTACCAGGAGACCCTCGGGATGCACCACAACCTCTTCAGCCATCCCAGCGAAGCGACGGTACTGATCGACGACGACGGCTACCGCTTCACCAACCTCGACGAGGCCGAAGATATCCTCGAGATCCTTGATAATCTCGAGTACGACCCGGCCACCGTATTAAAACAACTTGAAACACGTATCGCCGAATCCGAATTTATGACAAAGGAAGAAAACCGTGATACACTTTCCACACTTAAACACTTTCTGGCGCAAAACGGCTACTTGCGTACAACGAAATAA